Proteins encoded together in one Camelina sativa cultivar DH55 chromosome 9, Cs, whole genome shotgun sequence window:
- the LOC104713422 gene encoding indole glucosinolate O-methyltransferase 1-like — MTNHFQDPLTTYPKPVLTKEEDEKMVSLQAESIVNTVAFPMVLKAALELGVIDTISAAGNGAWLSPSEIVASLPTKPTNPEAPVLLDRMLRLLVSHSILKCRLVEARENGRTGKTKREYATEPVCKFFLKDSDGSGSLLSLFLMFHSQVFFKTWTNLKDVILEGSDAFSSAHGMRIFEYINSDEQFAEMFNRAMSEPSTMIMKKVLEVYRGFEDVNTLVDVGGGNGTILGLVTSKYPHIKGVNFDLAQVLTHAPFYPGVEHVSGDMFIEVPKGDAIFMKWILHDWKDELCIKILKNCWKSLPEKGKVIIVEMITPTEPRSGDFSSNAVFAMDLLMLTQCSGGKERSLSQFESLAFASGFVRCDIICLAYSYSVIELHK, encoded by the exons ATGACCAACCACTTTCAAGATCCCTTAACCACTTACCCTAAACCGGTTttaaccaaagaagaagacgagaaaaTGGTGAGTTTGCAAGCGGAGAGCATCGTGAACACCGTGGCCTTCCCTATGGTTCTCAAAGCAGCCTTGGAGCTTGGTGTCATCGACACAATCTCTGCTGCAGGCAACGGCGCATGGCTATCACCATCTGAGATAGTGGCTAGTCTCCCAACCAAACCTACCAACCCGGAGGCGCCGGTGTTGCTGGACCGGATGCTACGATTACTCGTCAGCCACTCGATCTTGAAGTGTCGTCTGGTTGAAGCCAGAGAAAATGGTCGAACCGGAAAGACCAAGAGAGAATATGCAACCGAACCGGTTTGCAagtttttcttgaaagatagtGACGGCTCTGGTTCTCTTTTGTCACTGTTCTTAATGTTCCATAGCCAAGTGTTTTTCAAGACTTG GACAAATCTTAAAGATGTGATACTAGAAGGAAGCGATGCATTCAGCTCTGCTCACGGCATGAGAATTTTTGAATACATTAATTCCGATGAACAGTTCGCTGAGATGTTTAATCGTGCCATGTCGGAACCTTCAACCATGATCATGAAGAAGGTTCTAGAAGTATACAGAGGATTTGAAGATGTTAACACTTTGGTGGATGTTGGTGGAGGAAATGGCACCATTTTAGGTCTTGTCACTTCCAAGTATCCTCATATTAAAGGTGTTAATTTCGACTTAGCTCAGGTTTTAACTCACGCTCCCTTTTATCCAG GAGTCGAGCATGTCTCCGGAGACATGTTTATAGAAGTTCCAAAGGGAGATGCAATCTTTATGAAA TGGATACTACATGATTGGAAGGACGAGCTTTGtataaagattttgaaaaattgttgGAAGAGTCTACCAGAAAAAGGGAAAGTGATAATCGTAGAGATGATTACACCAACAGAACCAAGGAGTGGTGACTTTTCCTCGAACGCTGTGTTTGCGATGGACTTGTTGATGTTAACACAATGCTCAGGTGGGAAAGAGAGATCTCTTTCACAGTTCGAGAGTTTAGCATTTGCGTCAGGTTTTGTTCGATGTGACATCATTTGCCTTGCCTATTCATATTCTGTTATCGAACTCCACAAATAA